Proteins found in one Panicum hallii strain FIL2 chromosome 4, PHallii_v3.1, whole genome shotgun sequence genomic segment:
- the LOC112890357 gene encoding skin secretory protein xP2-like — protein sequence MPGTAIATAPAAAPGPTTTAATAAAKGPATATGDAYGGAAPPGARGASLREEAIPSLQGRMGPRPRPRRSGPELRWLRPHREWRQPLQPRHAERLLASVGATAEARSVEPAAQEVATETPVEEATTGAAAAEVMGASDRRPDVSAPSSGPQAAQGDEPEVVHGRHLLPSPVEVPLPRLLVKAPRAMEEAEAGFRREWERLEAECLRLSD from the exons ATGCCAGGCACCGCCATCGCCACCGCCCCAGCGGCAGCACCAGGCCCTACCACCACCGCCGCGACAGCAGCAGCAAAAGgccccgccaccgccaccggagACGCCTACGGTGGAGCAGCCCCGCCGGGCGCCCGGGGCGCCAGCCTCAGGGAGGAGGCAATCCCCAGTCTTCAAGGAAGGATGGGG CCCCGCCCGCGGCCACGGAGGTCCGGGccggagctccggtggctgaGGCCGCACCGCGAATGGAGGCAACCCCTCCAGCCAAGGCATGCGGAGAGGCTGTTGGCTTCAGTGGGAGCCACGGCGGAGGCGCGCTCCGTAGAGCCAGCTGCGCAGGAGGTCGCGACGGAGACGCCGGTGGAGGAGGCAACTACGGGGGCAGCCGCAGCAGAAGTCATGGGAGCAAGTGATCGGAGACCCGATGTGAGCGCGCCCAGCTCCGGCCCCCAGGCCGCGCAGGGGGATGAGCCGGAGGTGGTGCATGGGAGGCACCTCCTCCCGAGCCCGGTGGAGGTCCCTCTTCCCCGCCTCCTGGTCAAGGCCCCGCGGGCGATGGAGGAGGCGGAAGCGGGCTTTCGGCGGGAGTGGGAGAGGCTAGAGGCAGAGTGCCTTCGGCTCTCCGACTAG